One Algoriphagus sp. Y33 genomic window, TGAATTTCTGATGGAAGCTGCTCCGGATAAAGTCCCCCATCTGATTGGCATTTCTATAGACAATGGGAGCTTCCCATCGAAAAAGCATCTTGGAAAACACGGAGAATTTCAGTGTGTCAGCGGCGTTGGCCTGGACGATGTCGGGTTGAAACTGCTTCACTAAGTTGGCAAAATCGCTCCAGCCTTTCACATCAAAAAACCGGTTTGAAGCCGGTCTATTCAGCTTGATCCATTTTCCCCCGAAGGGCAGTTCAGCATCCCCCTCAAAAATACTTACCAGCAACACCTCATTTCCATACCGGCTAAGCTGTTCGCTCAGTTGGGCGGCAAATATCTCCGCTCCCCTACGCTGAGGCTTCTGGATAAGTTGGAGGATGTTCAAATCACTACGATTGTAGCTTGAGCATCTATTCGAAACCCGTATTTCCGAAACATTAGAAGATTTAATTCATGATCTACTTCTTGAAATCTTGGAAATTGCCTATTGCATGCAAAAGCCTTTCGATGCTTAAAGCTACCTCTTCCATGTGTATCAATATATAGTTTGATCGTACTAATTAGCTGAGCTATTGCACCTGTTTTCCAATGTTTATTCTCATCCTTCAATTCAATCAGATAAAGATGTTCACTAGTAGTCAACATACAATCGCAACGCCGTATTCCTAGCAATTCTTCACCTAAAATAACACAACCATCTATCGCTGTTAGGGTCGCAGGCAGGTCTGAGGTATTCTTCACTGTTGCTATCCAGCTTTCCGGATCAGCAAGTGTAGAATAGGCAATTTCCCCATCTTTTATCCCAAACTCTTCTTCCGTCCGGGATGGTTCTTGACACTTCTGTTCATGGAAATTCATGATACTGCCAGTTCTTCGATTTCCAAAAGATCATCTAACATAGTATTCGAATCCCTCAAATATTCATTTAGGAAATTATTCCCAGACACCACGCCTTCTGTAGTCTGTAGTTTTTTGACCGTGCCGTGTATTTCTGAAAATTCATAAAAAGCAAGTTCAGATGGGGCTACACGCTCACTGCTTTCCAAAAGTTGTTTAAGTTTTCTTTTAAGCTCGTCATTATTTGATATTTTCTTAGAAATTTCAAATGCCAAACCAGAAATACTAAACCAATTCAAAATATAAGGGCTATGCGTGGTGATCAGCAATTTGTTGTCCGGCAAATCATTGGCAAATCGAACCAAAGACTTCAACATCTCCCATTGGGAACTTGGAAAAAGATTTTGCTCAGGTTCCTCTACAATATTAATAAAAGCCGATTTGTTAAATTTCTCAGATAGAACTTGGATGGCTGCCCGTTTCTGATCCTCCTTCAATGATTTATTGGAAAAAATCTCCGCAATTGATTTTCGAAACCTATTCAGTTCCTTAGGGCTCATGGGCTCTCCCGCTTCTCCACCATTTATACTCTCCTTTACTTTATTGGAAAGATATCTACTTACCAAAAACATTGGGACAATAGACTGAAACCCCGAAGAAGAGTCTGTCAAACCTATTTTATAGGTGGATGATCTAATATTCATGACATCATTTAACCGATCATAATCCAGATCCACTCCATTTACCGGCAATTTTATAGAAGCTTTCAACTCATGTTTGGCATTTTCAAATTCAGTCAAGAATTCCTTTAGTGACTCTGATGACAGCTTCAGCTCCTTTGGACTCTTCACATAAGCAATAAAATTTCGCTCTGCCGGAACATACATTAACTGAGGCAGTTTATAAGACCCCTCATTTTTAGGCGTTGCGGTAAGTACACTTTGCCTATAAGAAATAGTATAAGCATCACCTTCGTAGTCAAT contains:
- a CDS encoding AAA family ATPase, with translation MDRIRVKNFGPIKSGLSEQDGWMDIPKFCVFIGNQGSGKSTIAKLYSTFSWIEKALVRGDFTEKWLGRKNKLVNQFLPYHRISDYLIDSGDVSDQTEIDYEGDAYTISYRQSVLTATPKNEGSYKLPQLMYVPAERNFIAYVKSPKELKLSSESLKEFLTEFENAKHELKASIKLPVNGVDLDYDRLNDVMNIRSSTYKIGLTDSSSGFQSIVPMFLVSRYLSNKVKESINGGEAGEPMSPKELNRFRKSIAEIFSNKSLKEDQKRAAIQVLSEKFNKSAFINIVEEPEQNLFPSSQWEMLKSLVRFANDLPDNKLLITTHSPYILNWFSISGLAFEISKKISNNDELKRKLKQLLESSERVAPSELAFYEFSEIHGTVKKLQTTEGVVSGNNFLNEYLRDSNTMLDDLLEIEELAVS